From the Malus domestica chromosome 17, GDT2T_hap1 genome, one window contains:
- the LOC103401762 gene encoding threonine synthase, chloroplastic-like, with translation MASSSLFQSSPLSLKPQNPTSLHPSTKPHFATTIKCVSTSTPPSSSSSSSDHPPHNIRDEARRHNTTHSHHFSARYVPFNADPSSSAAESYSLDEIVYRSNSGGLLDVQHDMAALKNYDGKYWRDLFDSRIGKTTWPYGSGVWSKKEWVLPEIDSDDIVSAFEGNSNLFWAERYGKQFLSMNDLWVKHCGISHTGSFKDLGMTVLVSQVNRLRKMNRPVVGVGCASTGDTSAALSAYCAAAGIPSIVFLPANRISLAQLVQPIANGAFVLSIDTDFDGCMQLIREVTAELPIYLANSLNSLRLEGQKTAAIEILQQFDWEVPDWVIVPGGNLGNIYAFYKGFHMCKELGLVDKIPRLVCAQAANANPLYLHYKAGWDQEFKPVKANTTFASAIQIGDPVSIDRAVYALKKSNGIVEEASEQELMDAMAQADSTGMFICPHTGVALAALIKLRNQGIIGTNDRTVVVSTAHGLKFTQSKIDYHSNDIKDLACKYANPPMQVKADFGSVMDVLKKYLLSKVPKN, from the coding sequence atggcctcttcctctctcttccaATCTTCCCCTCTCTCCCTCAAACCACAAAATCCCACCTCCCTccatccctcaaccaaacccCATTTCGCCACCACCATCAAATGCGTCTCCACCTCCACTcctccctcctcctcttcttcctcctccgacCACCCTCCCCACAACATTCGCGACGAGGCTCGCCGCCACAACACCACCCACTCCCACCACTTCTCCGCCCGCTACGTCCCCTTCAACGCCGACCCCTCCTCCTCCGCCGCCGAGTCCTACTCCCTCGACGAGATCGTTTACCGATCCAACTCCGGCGGCCTCCTCGACGTCCAGCACGACATGGCCGCCCTCAAAAACTACGACGGCAAGTACTGGCGCGACCTCTTCGACTCCCGGATCGGCAAGACCACCTGGCCCTACGGCTCCGGCGTTTGGAGCAAGAAGGAGTGGGTCCTACCCGAGATCGACAGCGACGACATTGTCTCCGCTTTTGAAGGTAACTCCAATCTCTTCTGGGCTGAGCGTTATGGCAAACAGTTTCTAAGCATGAACGATTTGTGGGTCAAACACTGTGGGATTAGCCACACTGGCAGTTTTAAGGACTTGGGCATGACTGTTTTGGTCAGCCAAGTGAACCGGCTGAGGAAAATGAACCGCCCCGTGGTCGGCGTCGGCTGTGCCTCCACCGGAGACACATCCGCCGCCTTATCGGCCTACTGTGCCGCAGCTGGGATACCATCGATTGTGTTTCTACCCGCAAATCGGATATCTCTGGCTCAGCTGGTTCAACCCATTGCCAATGGGGCCTTCGTGCTGAGCATTGATACTGATTTCGATGGTTGTATGCAGCTGATTCGAGAAGTCACGGCGGAGCTACCGATTTATTTGGCCAATTCTTTGAACAGTTTGAGATTAGAGGGTCAAAAAACCGCCGCAATAGAGATTTTGCAGCAGTTTGATTGGGAAGTGCCGGATTGGGTCATAGTTCCAGGGGGAAATTTGGGTAACATATATGCTTTCTACAAAGGGTTTCATATGTGCAAAGAGTTGGGGCTAGTAGATAAGATTCCTAGGCTTGTTTGTGCCCAAGCTGCAAATGCGAACCCGCTGTACTTGCATTACAAGGCAGGGTGGGATCAAGAGTTCAAGCCCGTGAAGGCGAACACTACGTTTGCATCCGCAATCCAAATAGGTGATCCTGTTTCGATAGACAGAGCCGTGTATGCACTGAAGAAGTCGAATGGGATTGTGGAGGAAGCCAGTGAGCAGGAGTTGATGGATGCCATGGCTCAAGCAGACTCCACTGGCATGTTCATATGTCCTCACACTGGTGTGGCATTGGCTGCATTGATTAAGCTTCGGAACCAAGGGATCATAGGCACAAATGACCGGACTGTGGTGGTGAGCACGGCTCATGGGTTGAAATTTACGCAGTCGAAGATTGATTATCATTCAAATGATATCAAGGATTTGGCTTGCAAGTATGCTAACCCGCCAATGCAAGTGAAGGCGGATTTTGGGTCTGTGATGGATGTTTTGAAGAAGTACTTGTTGAGTAAGGTGCCAAAGAATTAG